From the Kogia breviceps isolate mKogBre1 chromosome 3, mKogBre1 haplotype 1, whole genome shotgun sequence genome, one window contains:
- the LOC131753059 gene encoding collagen alpha-2(I) chain-like yields the protein MSRLKFEVSHRAFSLGKEFNPEKPWLPASSHHIPAPGRKEERPGSRRRRCWLAAQRGAEPDGGSGRCASLAAAALARVRAGSWAETGRSPRRTASLPGVSPRLVPRGSGAASAAHLAVGCGRRGAGGSSSAGEDVTLSERQCQVQVKKKRRGVRSKCNPGRNLTPKELRDTARTVNPWDSHPADGRPEAGAGASFPPGPPEVPGRARPRPFFRLLPGEACRPGPGAASGSRAPGWPGTQPGRERADEAAPLPPPGAGGGALRAAHPGAEGGPGPQLPGKGLFSGCPPPPSVRPPLLPSGTACLFRFLSSTLLDSSIPLRHAPTTDPAGELEGSACPGGVAAGPGAASPKGRGPRGRPPRRREQRGRETRGTSRTGRGPRQRPGPASLPICRTKAAEAAELRWRPSTGGKQNQTKRGERKSEMALLKMEPRPLGRLSSSLTSSTFVFLVLQRPPPRLSSP from the exons ATGTCAAGATTAAAGTTTGAGGTTAGCCATCGAGCTTTCTCTTTGGGAAAAGAGTTTAACCCTGAA AAGCCCTGGCTTCCAGCCTCAAGCCACCACATCCCTGCAccgggaaggaaggaggagcgcCCGGGAAGCAGGAGGCGGCGGTGCTGGCTCGCCGCGCAGCGCGGCGCGGAACCCGACGGCGGGTCTGGCCGCTGTGCCTCCTTGGCCGCGGCCGCCCTTGCACGGGTCCGCGCGGGGAGCTGGGCCGAGACCGGCCGGAGCCCCCGACGCACGGCCTCCCTGCCCGGCGTCTCCCCCCGACTCGTCCCTAGAGGCTCGGGGGCGGCGAGTGCCGCGCACCTAGCGGTGGGGTGCGGGCGCCGGGGAGCCGGGGGCTCCTCTAGCGCCGGCGAGGACGTCACTCTGAGCGAAAGACAATGTCAAGTGcaagtgaagaaaaaaaggagaggagtaCGAAGTAAATGTAACCCAGGGCGC AATTTAACCCCGAAGGAGCTTCGAGACACCGCCCGCACCGTAAATCCCTGGGACTCGCACCCCGCAGACGGGCGCCCCGAGGCTGGCGCTGGCGCGTCTTTCCCTCCGGGCCCGCCTGAGGTTCCCGGCCGAGCCCGACCTCGGCCGTTCTTCCGGCTGCTCCCGGGAGAGGCCTGCAGGCCTGGGCCCGGCGCCGCTTCGGGTAGCAGGGCTCCGGGTTGGCCGGGGACGCAGCCCGGGCGCGAGCGCGCGGACGAGGCAGCGCCACTCCCGCCGCCGGGCGCAGGTGGAGGTGCTCTGCGGGCCGCTCACCCAGGGGCCGAAGGCGGGCCGGGCCCCCAGTTACCCGGGAAAGGTCTATTTTCGGGCTGCCCTCCCCCGCCCAGCGtgcgccctcccctcctcccctcgggTACAGCTTGTCTTTTTCGGTTTCTTTCCTCGACGCTTCTCGATTCCTCCATCCCTTTGCGGCACGCGCCCACCACCGACCCCGCGGGCGAATTGGAGGGCTCTGCGTGCCCCGGGGGTGTCGCCGCGGGCCCCGGGGCCGCCTCCCCTAAGGGCCGCGGACCGAGGGGGAGGCCGCCTCGCCGCCGGGAGCAGCGCGGACGGGAGACGCGCGGAACGTCCAGGACGGGGAGGGGGCCGCGCCAGCGCCCGGGCCCTGCGTCCCTCCCCATCTGTCGGACCAAAGCTGCTGAAGCTGCAGAATTGCGCTGGCGCCCGTCCACCGGcggcaaacaaaaccaaacaaaacgcGGCGAAAGGAAAAGCGAAATGGCGCTGCTGAAAATGGAGCCTCGGCCTCTAGGAcgtctttcttcctctcttactTCGTCTACTTTTGTGTTTCTAGTCCTTCAACGCCCCCCTCCTCGGCTTTCCTCCCCGTAA